A single Luteitalea sp. DNA region contains:
- a CDS encoding helix-turn-helix domain-containing protein, whose product MDLDHDACYRAICARDARFDGRLFVGVTTTGIYCRPVCPARTPKRENVIFYSSAAAAQAAGFRPCLRCRPETAPALAAWHGTSNTVSRALSLIEMGALDEADVETLAGRLGVGERQLRRLFRQHLGASPIEVAQTRRVLLAKQLIHETTLPLAEVALAAGFGSIRRFNETFRQLFDRPPSALRRAGATELTAGPTGEVTILLRYRPPYDWPAMLSFLRARAIPGVEAVSGDGYARTIEIGGLHGTVLVQPAPVGARARDQGNALQATIRFPKLSALPTIIARLRRVFDLAAEPDVIGAHLAEDPLLAPLVAARPGLRLPGAWDGFELAVRAVLGQQISVTAAAGLAGKLVARYGEPLARSRRQHTSLARDALTHVFPRPTRLGAADLSTLGMPMRRAAALSSLARAVAADPEIFSAARSLDEAIVQLRTLSGVGEWTAQYIAMRELREPDAFPAADLGLMRAMSDGQGRRPTSRELLARAERWRPWRAYAAQHLWASATPARGVEDAA is encoded by the coding sequence ATGGATCTCGATCACGACGCTTGCTACCGCGCCATCTGCGCTCGCGATGCCCGCTTCGACGGACGCCTCTTCGTCGGCGTCACGACGACCGGCATCTATTGCCGTCCGGTATGTCCCGCGCGCACCCCCAAGCGCGAAAACGTCATCTTCTACTCGTCGGCGGCGGCAGCACAGGCGGCGGGGTTTCGTCCATGCTTGCGGTGCCGGCCCGAGACGGCACCCGCGCTCGCCGCTTGGCACGGCACGTCGAACACCGTGTCGCGCGCGCTCTCGTTGATTGAGATGGGAGCGCTAGACGAGGCGGATGTGGAGACGCTTGCCGGACGGCTGGGCGTGGGCGAGCGACAGCTCCGGCGGCTCTTTCGTCAACATCTCGGCGCATCGCCGATCGAAGTGGCGCAGACGCGCCGCGTTCTGTTGGCGAAGCAGCTGATTCACGAGACGACGTTGCCGCTGGCAGAGGTCGCGTTGGCAGCTGGATTCGGCAGCATCCGGCGCTTCAACGAGACGTTTCGTCAGCTCTTCGATCGCCCACCGAGCGCGCTTCGTCGTGCTGGGGCAACAGAGCTGACAGCTGGCCCGACGGGTGAGGTGACGATTCTGCTCCGCTATCGCCCACCATACGACTGGCCTGCGATGCTGTCGTTCCTCCGTGCTCGCGCGATTCCCGGTGTCGAGGCCGTCTCGGGCGACGGCTATGCCCGCACGATCGAGATTGGCGGCCTGCACGGGACCGTTCTCGTCCAGCCAGCACCGGTCGGAGCCCGAGCACGAGATCAGGGGAACGCGCTCCAGGCGACGATTCGATTCCCGAAGCTCTCGGCGCTCCCCACGATCATCGCGCGCCTCCGCAGAGTGTTCGATCTCGCTGCCGAGCCGGACGTCATCGGTGCTCACCTTGCCGAGGACCCGCTGCTGGCGCCCTTGGTGGCGGCGCGTCCGGGGCTGCGTCTGCCCGGGGCGTGGGACGGCTTCGAGCTCGCGGTTCGTGCAGTGCTTGGCCAACAGATCTCGGTGACGGCCGCGGCGGGCCTCGCGGGCAAGCTCGTTGCCCGATACGGAGAGCCGCTGGCGCGTAGCAGGCGGCAGCACACGTCTCTCGCGCGAGATGCTCTGACCCACGTCTTCCCACGTCCCACGCGCTTGGGGGCAGCGGACCTCTCGACACTCGGTATGCCAATGCGGCGCGCGGCTGCGCTGTCGTCGTTGGCGCGCGCCGTGGCTGCCGATCCAGAGATCTTCAGTGCCGCCCGCAGTCTCGACGAGGCGATCGTCCAGCTTCGCACGCTCTCCGGGGTCGGCGAGTGGACCGCTCAATACATCGCCATGCGCGAGCTGCGCGAGCCGGATGCGTTTCCCGCGGCTGACCTCGGCTTGATGCGCGCGATGAGTGATGGGCAAGGGCGCCGGCCGACGTCGCGCGAGCTGCTCGCTCGAGCCGAGCGTTGGCGGCCATGGCGTGCGTACGCCGCGCAGCACCTCTGGGCCTCGGCGACGCCGGCTCGCGGGGTCGAGGATGCGGCATGA
- a CDS encoding isocitrate lyase/phosphoenolpyruvate mutase family protein: MTRLDHVSRATEFREINLAGRLLLPNAWDAASARVFEEAGFPAIATTSAGIAYARGLRDGQLIERNAMVREIASIVAACQRPVSADIEAGYGPASSDVAETVDAVLEVGAVGVNLEDNTGGVGQTPLFSVEDQASRIAAARSRAERRGVPLVINARTDTFLLGLGTDLEERVAMTIERGRAYLQAGADLVFVPLAIDPDIVRQLADAIGPISVMAVPGAPAADVLFTAGARRVSLGAAAMLATLGALREIAKEVHEAGTWTLIERSFYPFHEAQALFDRRT; encoded by the coding sequence ATGACTCGATTGGATCACGTGTCACGCGCTACTGAATTCCGCGAGATCAACCTCGCCGGCCGCCTGCTGCTACCCAATGCGTGGGACGCAGCAAGCGCACGCGTCTTCGAGGAGGCAGGATTTCCGGCCATTGCAACGACGAGCGCGGGAATTGCCTACGCCCGCGGATTGCGCGATGGTCAGCTGATCGAACGCAACGCCATGGTTCGCGAGATTGCGTCGATAGTGGCCGCCTGCCAGCGGCCGGTGAGCGCCGACATCGAAGCAGGGTACGGCCCCGCCTCATCGGACGTCGCTGAGACCGTTGACGCGGTGCTGGAGGTCGGCGCCGTAGGCGTGAACCTGGAGGACAACACCGGCGGCGTTGGGCAAACGCCGCTCTTCAGCGTTGAGGATCAGGCCTCGAGGATCGCCGCAGCGCGATCACGAGCGGAACGGCGCGGCGTTCCGCTCGTGATCAACGCTCGGACCGACACGTTCTTGCTCGGTCTCGGCACCGACCTCGAGGAGCGTGTCGCGATGACCATCGAGCGTGGACGTGCCTACTTACAGGCCGGCGCCGACCTCGTGTTCGTTCCGCTCGCAATCGATCCCGATATCGTCCGCCAGCTGGCCGATGCGATCGGCCCGATCAGCGTGATGGCCGTACCGGGCGCACCTGCGGCCGACGTGCTGTTCACGGCAGGCGCGCGACGAGTGAGCCTCGGCGCGGCGGCAATGCTGGCGACGCTCGGCGCGCTGCGGGAGATCGCCAAGGAGGTCCATGAGGCAGGAACGTGGACATTGATTGAACGCAGCTTCTACCCGTTCCACGAGGCGCAGGCGCTATTCGACCGCCGCACGTGA
- a CDS encoding DUF1203 domain-containing protein gives MPICFRAMPTEIARAHQRGELDAYGRPPEKRTADGSSRIPCRHCLTDVTVGDEYLVLASRPFSRLQPYAETGPVFLHADTCPRHAESTEAPEMLLKSSQMIVRGYSNDERIIYGTGAIVATDRIADAAASLLERPEVAFVHVRSATNNCFQCRIDRG, from the coding sequence ATGCCCATCTGCTTTCGTGCGATGCCGACAGAGATTGCTCGCGCTCATCAGCGCGGCGAGTTGGACGCGTATGGCCGCCCACCGGAAAAGCGAACCGCCGATGGCTCATCGCGTATCCCGTGCCGGCATTGCCTCACGGACGTCACCGTGGGTGACGAGTATCTGGTGCTCGCCTCTCGGCCTTTCAGCAGGCTGCAGCCGTATGCTGAGACTGGTCCAGTCTTCTTGCACGCCGACACATGCCCGCGACATGCGGAGAGCACCGAAGCGCCAGAGATGCTCTTGAAGTCGTCGCAGATGATCGTTCGTGGATATTCCAATGATGAGCGCATCATTTACGGCACGGGTGCCATAGTCGCTACCGATCGAATCGCCGATGCAGCTGCCTCGCTCCTCGAGCGGCCGGAGGTCGCGTTCGTGCACGTCCGCTCCGCGACCAACAACTGCTTCCAGTGCCGCATCGACCGCGGATGA
- a CDS encoding SDR family oxidoreductase has protein sequence MAVDTQHVPVSLTDRVALVTGSTSGIGRGIAQLFAALGAKVIVHGRDPDRARDAAQALADQGGQARSLSADLVDDEACRTLIDEAAGAFGGLDILVNNAADTSRGDVEDTPVQLWDRILAVNLRAPFVLLQRAIPHFRRTGGGSVVNIGSINAYIGEPKLCAYSVSKGGLMTLTKNAAALLNRDRIRVNQINAGWTLTEGEDRVKREQEGQPANWLAEAVKTRPFGRLLSPADIAYAAAYFASDASACVTGTVLDLEQYPVGAPPNW, from the coding sequence GTGGCAGTCGACACTCAGCACGTTCCAGTTTCCCTGACAGATCGGGTGGCGCTGGTCACCGGATCGACATCCGGCATCGGACGAGGGATCGCGCAGCTCTTCGCAGCGCTGGGTGCGAAGGTCATCGTGCACGGGCGCGACCCCGACCGGGCTCGCGATGCGGCCCAGGCGTTGGCAGACCAAGGTGGCCAAGCCCGATCCCTGTCGGCGGACTTGGTTGACGACGAGGCGTGTCGAACGTTGATAGACGAGGCCGCGGGTGCCTTTGGCGGTCTCGATATCCTCGTGAACAATGCCGCCGACACGTCTCGTGGCGACGTCGAGGACACGCCCGTGCAGTTGTGGGACCGGATCCTCGCGGTGAACCTACGCGCGCCCTTCGTTCTCCTCCAGCGCGCGATTCCACACTTCCGGCGAACGGGTGGCGGCAGCGTCGTCAACATCGGATCGATCAACGCCTACATTGGTGAGCCAAAGCTCTGCGCCTATTCGGTCTCGAAAGGCGGTCTGATGACCCTCACCAAGAATGCGGCCGCGCTCCTCAATCGCGACAGGATCCGCGTGAATCAAATCAACGCAGGCTGGACGCTCACCGAGGGTGAAGATCGCGTGAAGCGCGAGCAGGAAGGGCAGCCGGCGAATTGGCTCGCCGAGGCCGTGAAGACGCGGCCGTTCGGCCGGCTCCTGAGCCCGGCGGACATCGCCTACGCTGCTGCCTATTTCGCATCCGATGCAAGTGCGTGTGTCACAGGCACGGTGCTCGACCTCGAGCAGTATCCGGTCGGCGCGCCACCGAATTGGTGA
- a CDS encoding alcohol dehydrogenase catalytic domain-containing protein has protein sequence MMQTQPAVVHYALQPLAVELREVPVPDIGDEDVLLEVGAASVCGSDVHQAWCTHSWPVATPVVLGHEFAGTVAVRGRAVRAVREGDRVVSETAAVICGACLMCRTGRYNLCPSRKGFGYGVDGGMARFVRVPARCLHAVPDDLPFDLACLAEPHAVAYQAMCVNAHIRPGDTTVILGPGPIGLLCARMAALSGAYPLVVAGRGVDAPRLETARALGATHTVNVDAERLDEAVRALDPLGADLVCDATGATRPLDVALSLVTPGGQIVKVGWSPESAPVDLNPLVQKNVRLQGSFSHNYPVWERVVDLIAHRQTKPELIVGLRTGLAAWRGAFESMHDGTVIKSVLIPSQ, from the coding sequence ATGATGCAGACACAGCCCGCAGTGGTCCACTATGCCCTCCAACCGCTCGCCGTCGAGCTGCGCGAAGTGCCGGTGCCCGATATCGGTGACGAGGACGTCCTGCTGGAGGTCGGCGCTGCATCGGTGTGTGGATCGGACGTGCATCAGGCCTGGTGCACGCACAGCTGGCCGGTTGCGACGCCGGTCGTGCTCGGTCACGAGTTTGCCGGCACCGTCGCCGTCCGGGGGCGCGCGGTACGCGCGGTGCGCGAGGGTGACCGTGTGGTGAGCGAGACAGCGGCCGTGATTTGCGGCGCCTGCCTGATGTGCCGCACGGGCCGTTACAACCTGTGCCCGTCGCGCAAGGGCTTCGGCTACGGCGTGGACGGCGGGATGGCGCGCTTCGTCCGCGTGCCGGCGCGCTGCTTGCACGCGGTGCCGGACGACCTGCCGTTCGATCTCGCCTGCCTCGCCGAGCCGCACGCCGTGGCGTACCAGGCGATGTGCGTCAACGCGCACATCCGGCCCGGCGATACAACCGTGATCCTGGGCCCTGGCCCCATCGGCTTGCTGTGCGCCCGCATGGCGGCCCTTTCCGGCGCGTATCCGCTCGTCGTGGCCGGTCGCGGTGTGGATGCGCCGCGCCTCGAGACGGCGCGCGCGCTTGGGGCGACGCACACCGTCAACGTGGATGCCGAACGTCTCGACGAAGCGGTGCGCGCGCTCGACCCGCTTGGCGCCGATCTCGTGTGCGACGCGACCGGTGCCACTCGGCCGCTCGATGTCGCCTTGTCGCTGGTCACGCCGGGCGGGCAGATCGTCAAGGTGGGATGGTCACCCGAGTCGGCGCCGGTCGATCTCAACCCGCTCGTGCAGAAGAACGTTCGGCTGCAGGGCTCGTTCAGTCACAACTATCCCGTCTGGGAGCGCGTCGTTGATCTCATCGCGCATCGCCAGACAAAGCCGGAGCTCATCGTGGGGCTTCGCACCGGGCTCGCCGCCTGGCGCGGTGCCTTCGAGAGCATGCACGACGGCACGGTCATCAAGTCCGTCTTGATTCCCTCGCAGTAG